In Symphalangus syndactylus isolate Jambi chromosome 6, NHGRI_mSymSyn1-v2.1_pri, whole genome shotgun sequence, a genomic segment contains:
- the ANKRD49 gene encoding ankyrin repeat domain-containing protein 49, protein MEKEKGNDDGIPDQENSLDFSEHFNQLELLETHGHLIPTGTQSLWVGNSDEDEEQDDKNEEWYRLQEKKMEKDPSRLLLWAAEKNRLTTVRRLLSEKATHVNTRDEDEYTPLHRAAYSGHLDIVRELIAQGADVHAVTVDGWTPLHSACKWNNTRVASFLLQHDADINAQTKGLLTPLHLAAGNRDSKDTLELLLMNRYVKPGLKNNLEETAFDIARRTSIYHYLFEIVEGCTNSSPQS, encoded by the exons atggaaaaagaaaaaggaaatgatgaCGGAATACCAGACCAAGAGAATTCCTTGGATTTTTCTGAACACTTTAACCAACTTGAATTGTTGGAAACACATGGACACCTTATTCCTACTGGTACTCAAAGTCTTTGGGTAGGCAATTCTGATGAAGATGAGGAGCAAGATGACAAAAATGAAGAGTGGTATcgattgcaagaaaaaaaaatggaaaaagacccAAGCAGATTGCTTCTTTGGGCTGCTGAAAAAAAtcgg cttACCACAGTGCGGAGACTACTTTCTGAAAAGGCCACTCATGTGAACACTAGGGATGAAGATGAGTATACCCCTCTTCATCGAGCAGCCTACAGTGGACACTTAGATATTGTCCGGGAGCTCATTGCACAGGGGGCAGATGTTCATGCAGTGACTGTGGATGGCTGGACGCCCCTGCACAGTGCTTGTAAGTGGAATAATACCAGAGTGGCTTCTTTCTTACTGCAGCATGATGCAGATATCAATGCCCAAACAAAAGGCCTCTTGACCCCCTTGCATCTTGCTGCTGGGAACAGAGACAGCAAGGATACCCTAGAACTCCTCCTGATGAACCGTTATGTCAAACCAGGGCTGAAAAACAACTTGGAAGAAACTGCATTTGATATTGCCAGGAGGACAAGTATCTATCACTACCTCTTTGAAATTGTGGAAGGATGTACAAATTCTTCACCTCAGTCTTAA